The Sulfurimonas sp. HSL-1716 sequence TTTCTTTTTTAATTTATCACGCTTTTTCTGCTGCAGAGCAGCATCGTTTAGTTCCTCTTCGCCGTCAAATTTTACGGCATTTAAAAACTTTTCTTCATCATCGAACTGTCCGCTTTTTATTCCCCACAAAAATGCAGCGAGTGCAATTGAACCAAGAAATATCGAAACACCGAGCATCATAGCTATTACCCAAGAATCCATGCCTTATCCTTTTAGTTTATCTTTAAATCCGAAACGTATTCTCATAGAGTTTCCGACGACCAGCAGCGAACTAAAAGACATAGATATCGCGGCTATCAAAGGGATTATATATCCGGCCATCGCAAGCGGGATGGTTATAGCGTTATATAAAAGAGAGATCATTAGATTCTGTTTTATCATTGAATATGTTCTTTTGGATATCCTAAATGCATCGCTCAGGTTTCTCAAAGAATCATGAAGCAGCACGACGTCGCTTACATCTATGGCAATATCACTGCCGTTACCCATAGCTATACCGATATCAGAACTTGCCAAAGCCAATATATCGTTTACTCCGTCTCCTGCCATGACCACCACTTTGCCCTCTTTATGCAATGCTTCGATATATGATGATTTATCCTCCGGAGTCAATTCGGATTCTACTATATCTATACCGACATCTTGTGCAACTTTCATTGCACTTTTCTTATGATCGCCCGTTAACATGATCACTTCTATTCCCTGAGCCTTGATCGCTTTTATGCTCTCTTTTGAATCCTCTCTCGGAGTGTCAAAGAGCTCGTATTTTGCGACAACAGTCCCTTCATATGCAAAATAAAACTCACTGTACTCTCCCTTTTCTCCCCCATACGAAATATCATGGGAAAGAAGGCCTTCGTTTTGCATCAGCTTTATGTTACCGCCGATCAGCTTTTCACCCTTATATTCGGCACTTATGCCGAGTGCAGGTATCTGTTTTACGGCGTTTAGCTCAAAATGCTCAAGATCTTTTTCATATATAAACTCACCGACACCTCTAGCTATGGGATGCTTAGAACTCTGAACCAGAGAATAAAGAAAAGATTTGTCAAACTCACCGTAAATATGTTCTTTGACGACTTTGGGTTTTCCTTGTGTAATCGTTCCCGTTTTATCCAAAACCAATGTATTTGCTTTTGCCATGGTTTCTAGCTGTGCAGCCTGCTTAAAAAGTATTCCGCGTTTTGATGCAATCCCCAGCCCCACCAGTGTCGCAACGGGAGTCGCAAGAGCCAAGGCACAAGGACATGCTATAACGATAACGGAGATACCGACCATAAAAGAGGTCTCAAAACTGTGCGGCCAAAGCCGCCAAACGATGAACGTAACAAAAGCAAAAAGTAAAATAGCACCTGAAAAATATTCTGACAACGTATTTGCCAGCTGTTGAATTCGAGGTTTGTTGCTCATCGCTCCTTCAAGCAGCGAGACGAGGTTGGATAATGTAGAATGCGCAAAATCTTTCGTCGCTTTATATTTGATATCCGCATCTATACTAATGGTACCGCTTATGATCTTATCACCGTTTTGCTTGTAGATCGGTTCACTCTCCCCCGTCAGGTTCGATTCGTCAAAACTACCTTCTCCGCTTACGACTTCACCGTCTAACGCTACTCTCTCGCCAGAGCTCACGGCTATGATATCAAAAACTTTCACGTTGTTGATGTTCTTCGATACGATCTTGCCCTCTTCTA is a genomic window containing:
- the ccoS gene encoding cbb3-type cytochrome oxidase assembly protein CcoS; its protein translation is MDSWVIAMMLGVSIFLGSIALAAFLWGIKSGQFDDEEKFLNAVKFDGEEELNDAALQQKKRDKLKKKHYTPE
- a CDS encoding heavy metal translocating P-type ATPase encodes the protein MSDKVGCTHCHLEFNKSVMIVDGEHYFCCKGCQGVYHLLKDQGLDNFYDKVGDTALTPPTQQYEDSANFDSPAFYDKFVTVNSDGFSEVSLIIEGIHCAACVWLNEKALHKMEGVISADINYTNNKAKIVWADDVLKLSSIIDMIRAIGYNAFPYDASLQEVRANKERKEYYLRMAVAIFSTMNVMWIAVAQYAGYFTGITQDVKTILNIAEGVLATPVLFYSGWIFFRGAYYGMKTKVVNMDILVATGATLTYLYSIYITMFELGEAYFDSVTMIITFVLIGKFLEILSKKSVADTLDIMSNHIPSSIKVVEEGKIVSKNINNVKVFDIIAVSSGERVALDGEVVSGEGSFDESNLTGESEPIYKQNGDKIISGTISIDADIKYKATKDFAHSTLSNLVSLLEGAMSNKPRIQQLANTLSEYFSGAILLFAFVTFIVWRLWPHSFETSFMVGISVIVIACPCALALATPVATLVGLGIASKRGILFKQAAQLETMAKANTLVLDKTGTITQGKPKVVKEHIYGEFDKSFLYSLVQSSKHPIARGVGEFIYEKDLEHFELNAVKQIPALGISAEYKGEKLIGGNIKLMQNEGLLSHDISYGGEKGEYSEFYFAYEGTVVAKYELFDTPREDSKESIKAIKAQGIEVIMLTGDHKKSAMKVAQDVGIDIVESELTPEDKSSYIEALHKEGKVVVMAGDGVNDILALASSDIGIAMGNGSDIAIDVSDVVLLHDSLRNLSDAFRISKRTYSMIKQNLMISLLYNAITIPLAMAGYIIPLIAAISMSFSSLLVVGNSMRIRFGFKDKLKG